In a genomic window of Allomeiothermus silvanus DSM 9946:
- the deoC gene encoding deoxyribose-phosphate aldolase, with protein sequence MNLARFIDHTLLKPTATPSEIEALCAEARKHKFFGVCVQPCYVQLAKELLLGSEVKVVTVVGFPLGAALSETKALEAAQTVALGADEIDMVIHLGAAKAGDWKAVEADIRAVRQAVPHQVLKVILETGYLTPAEIKKAAKAALAAGADFLKTSTGFGPRGASLEDVQILAEVARGKAQVKAAGGIRDRETALAMITAGATRLGTSSGVALLHGQATKGY encoded by the coding sequence GTGAATTTAGCCCGATTCATCGACCACACCCTGCTCAAACCCACCGCCACCCCCAGCGAGATCGAGGCCCTGTGTGCAGAGGCCCGCAAACACAAGTTTTTCGGGGTCTGTGTGCAGCCTTGCTACGTGCAACTGGCCAAGGAGCTTCTCCTTGGCAGCGAGGTCAAGGTGGTCACCGTGGTCGGCTTCCCGTTAGGAGCAGCCTTGAGCGAGACCAAAGCCCTCGAGGCCGCCCAGACCGTCGCCTTAGGGGCCGACGAGATAGACATGGTGATCCACCTGGGGGCAGCCAAGGCCGGGGACTGGAAAGCTGTGGAGGCCGATATCCGAGCCGTGCGCCAAGCGGTGCCGCATCAGGTACTCAAGGTGATCCTCGAGACCGGATACCTCACCCCTGCCGAGATCAAGAAAGCCGCCAAGGCCGCCCTGGCCGCAGGGGCCGACTTCCTCAAGACCTCCACCGGATTCGGGCCGCGGGGGGCCAGCCTCGAAGATGTGCAGATCCTGGCCGAAGTGGCCAGGGGCAAAGCCCAGGTCAAGGCCGCCGGGGGTATCCGCGACCGCGAAACCGCCCTCGCCATGATCACCGCCGGGGCCACCCGCCTCGGCACCAGCAGCGGGGTCGCTTTGCTGCACGGTCAGGCTACGAAAGGCTACTGA
- a CDS encoding GNAT family N-acetyltransferase produces MLRAFERSDVPAILELWNRRWGNLFPLDEALWAQQTVGDPQHFRPDLARVAVEGQRIVGAVSMKTPPNPVTGGSWASQNPKNAWISFVLVEPGREADLGPKLLEYALEALRREGFEWVQYGGDPSHFFPGVPREDSSLAELLQGYGFEKRKTEGKDRLEQDLIRDLSDYQLPEEARAALQASGLAAFAQRNTRLETASCTRENVPGLLDFLAENFPGRWLYDTQERLKVELTPADILVLKGQGRIWGFCHLYHAGSRRIGPGIYWRKALGPGYGGLGPIGVSRDLRGRGLGFALLCYGVQRLKELGVQRMVIDWTTLADFYGKIGFKPWRSYLAYSRKL; encoded by the coding sequence ATGTTGCGTGCGTTTGAACGTTCTGATGTCCCGGCCATCCTCGAGCTGTGGAACCGCCGCTGGGGAAACCTATTTCCGCTCGATGAGGCGTTATGGGCTCAGCAGACCGTAGGCGATCCCCAGCACTTCCGGCCCGACCTGGCCCGGGTCGCGGTCGAAGGCCAGCGCATCGTCGGCGCGGTGAGCATGAAAACCCCTCCGAACCCGGTGACAGGTGGGTCGTGGGCTAGCCAGAACCCCAAAAACGCCTGGATCAGCTTTGTATTGGTCGAGCCTGGACGGGAGGCCGACCTGGGGCCAAAACTGCTCGAGTACGCCCTGGAAGCCCTCCGGCGCGAGGGGTTCGAGTGGGTGCAGTATGGGGGTGACCCCAGCCACTTCTTCCCCGGAGTGCCCCGGGAGGATTCAAGCCTCGCCGAGCTGCTTCAGGGCTATGGGTTCGAGAAGCGCAAGACCGAGGGAAAAGACCGCCTCGAGCAAGACCTCATCCGTGACCTCTCCGATTACCAGCTCCCGGAGGAGGCTCGAGCCGCTTTGCAAGCCAGCGGCCTCGCTGCTTTCGCGCAGCGAAACACACGTCTCGAGACCGCTTCGTGTACTCGGGAAAATGTGCCCGGTTTGCTGGATTTCCTGGCCGAGAACTTTCCGGGCCGCTGGTTGTACGATACCCAGGAGCGCTTGAAGGTCGAGCTCACCCCAGCCGACATCCTGGTGCTGAAGGGCCAGGGCCGGATTTGGGGCTTTTGTCACCTCTACCATGCGGGCTCGAGGCGGATCGGCCCCGGCATCTACTGGCGCAAAGCCCTGGGGCCTGGCTATGGCGGGCTGGGCCCCATCGGGGTTTCCAGGGACTTGCGGGGGAGAGGGTTGGGCTTTGCGCTCTTGTGCTACGGGGTTCAGCGGCTCAAGGAGCTAGGGGTGCAGCGCATGGTGATTGACTGGACTACCTTGGCCGACTTCTATGGGAAAATCGGCTTTAAGCCGTGGCGAAGCTATCTTGCGTACAGCCGAAAGCTATGA
- a CDS encoding Maf family protein, whose protein sequence is MSDSRPKIVLASASPRRAELLSRLGLPFVVRASGVDESGLEHLTPPEQALELARLKARSVGQPGEWVLAADTLVALQERVLAKPADQAEYRHFIRLLSGRGHTVFTGFALRDPKGREWIGVEATQVFFRELADWEIEWYVASGEGMDKAGGYGVQGKGMVLVERIVGDFYTVMGLPVARVWKALVQAGFPLALPAANEAGSDD, encoded by the coding sequence ATGTCAGACTCGAGACCCAAAATCGTGTTGGCTTCGGCTAGCCCCCGCCGGGCGGAGTTGCTCTCCCGGCTGGGATTGCCGTTCGTGGTGCGGGCTTCGGGGGTGGACGAATCAGGCCTCGAGCACCTCACCCCTCCCGAGCAAGCCCTCGAACTCGCCCGGCTTAAAGCGCGCTCGGTGGGGCAACCGGGTGAATGGGTGCTGGCTGCCGATACGCTGGTGGCGCTGCAAGAGCGGGTTTTGGCAAAACCTGCCGACCAAGCCGAGTACCGCCATTTTATCAGGCTTCTCTCAGGGCGCGGCCATACCGTGTTTACCGGTTTCGCCTTGCGCGACCCTAAAGGAAGAGAATGGATAGGCGTAGAGGCTACCCAGGTGTTCTTCCGTGAGCTAGCGGACTGGGAGATCGAGTGGTACGTGGCTTCCGGCGAGGGAATGGATAAGGCCGGAGGCTACGGCGTACAGGGAAAAGGCATGGTGCTGGTAGAGCGGATCGTGGGGGACTTCTACACGGTGATGGGGCTGCCGGTAGCCCGGGTTTGGAAAGCCTTGGTTCAAGCAGGCTTTCCGCTCGCACTCCCCGCCGCGAACGAGGCAGGCAGCGATGACTGA
- the mreC gene encoding rod shape-determining protein MreC: protein MTERVLRRLLLLGLMVLALVLSSLTRSYTPTLPGEFAARIAPLFGWSYRVGQNLRGAIAAIADRRDLRAENQALREKASGLEEENTRLRVQVRQLAAALRVKAEQAPQVVAVAPVVGEDPSGLYRRLFLGIGSNQGLRVGMPVTSTAGLVGIITEVTPTGAVVRTILDPESRVGVRLMDAPGRGIAYGQPPGKLRAEFAAEAKVKPGDWVLSGALQGLFPAGIRVGQVEEVIPHPPGALRQEVVVKPAVSLSLLEEVVVLRSL from the coding sequence ATGACTGAGCGGGTATTGCGGCGGCTTTTGCTATTGGGGTTGATGGTCTTGGCTTTGGTGCTCTCGAGCCTCACCCGCTCCTATACCCCCACCCTGCCCGGTGAGTTCGCCGCTCGGATCGCCCCGCTGTTCGGATGGAGCTACCGGGTGGGGCAAAACCTCCGTGGGGCCATAGCCGCCATCGCAGACCGCCGGGATCTACGGGCCGAGAACCAGGCCCTGCGTGAGAAAGCAAGCGGGCTCGAGGAGGAAAATACCCGCCTTAGGGTGCAGGTGCGCCAACTTGCCGCCGCGCTCAGGGTCAAGGCCGAGCAAGCTCCTCAGGTGGTGGCGGTAGCCCCAGTAGTGGGCGAAGACCCCTCCGGATTGTATCGGCGCTTATTTTTGGGAATCGGCAGCAACCAGGGCCTGCGGGTGGGGATGCCGGTCACCTCGACCGCCGGGCTGGTGGGCATCATCACCGAGGTCACCCCCACCGGCGCGGTAGTGCGGACCATACTTGACCCTGAATCGCGCGTAGGGGTACGGCTGATGGACGCCCCAGGGCGGGGGATTGCCTATGGGCAACCGCCCGGCAAGCTACGGGCGGAGTTCGCCGCCGAGGCCAAGGTCAAACCCGGTGACTGGGTGCTCTCAGGAGCCTTACAGGGCCTCTTCCCGGCGGGCATCCGGGTCGGGCAGGTGGAAGAGGTTATCCCCCACCCACCTGGGGCTTTGC
- a CDS encoding phospholipase D-like domain-containing protein: MARRRSRRPYPPLNGASLLLLLALLGLFLLFEWWQNRPQPVPVAAGGVESYFMPQDGEQAKARLIALMGQAQTRLDVAAFEFRDLEIARALLDAARRGVAVRLYSDRDYQRETRAYIVGAAQGQRGKEPKLTRQEVQAQIQSIDQRCERVVTLQVCYDSRTAFMHHKFVIPDALGVWTGSTNLTWNAFARNNENSLWLPSADLANAYRAEFEALWGGLETGRGQPARFAFPGLNGTVYFSPEGGRDGRQAILNRLRAVRREVWIAAFVLTDDEIVRLLGEAGRRGVKVRAVLETRNLAASKDQEMKNAGVEVRRDANPYTLHDKVMVLDREWVITGSYNFSNNAFRDNNENLLIFQSQPLEYQQRQGPGGPSLAERYAREVEAIWKVGKPLD, encoded by the coding sequence ATGGCCCGTCGCCGGTCGCGCCGCCCATACCCACCACTGAACGGAGCTAGCCTGTTGCTCCTGTTGGCACTACTGGGGCTTTTTCTGCTTTTCGAGTGGTGGCAGAACCGGCCCCAACCCGTTCCCGTAGCCGCCGGGGGCGTAGAGAGCTACTTTATGCCCCAAGACGGGGAACAGGCCAAGGCCCGGCTGATCGCCCTGATGGGGCAGGCCCAGACCCGGCTGGACGTGGCGGCTTTCGAGTTCCGTGACCTCGAGATCGCCCGCGCCCTGCTGGATGCCGCGCGCCGGGGGGTAGCGGTGCGGCTCTACAGCGACCGCGACTACCAGCGCGAGACCCGCGCATACATCGTAGGGGCCGCCCAGGGCCAGCGCGGCAAGGAGCCGAAGCTGACCCGTCAGGAGGTGCAGGCCCAGATCCAGTCCATAGACCAGCGCTGCGAGCGGGTGGTAACCCTCCAGGTCTGCTACGACAGCCGCACGGCCTTCATGCACCACAAGTTCGTGATCCCCGATGCGCTGGGGGTCTGGACCGGCAGCACCAACCTCACCTGGAACGCCTTTGCCCGCAACAACGAAAATAGCCTTTGGCTGCCTTCGGCTGACCTCGCCAACGCCTACCGGGCGGAGTTTGAGGCCCTGTGGGGCGGGCTCGAGACCGGACGTGGCCAACCGGCCCGTTTCGCCTTCCCAGGCCTGAACGGCACCGTCTACTTTAGCCCCGAGGGGGGCCGGGACGGGCGGCAGGCCATCTTGAACCGCCTGCGTGCGGTCAGGCGAGAGGTATGGATCGCAGCTTTCGTGCTCACCGACGATGAGATCGTACGGCTTTTGGGGGAAGCCGGGCGGCGCGGGGTGAAGGTGCGGGCGGTACTCGAGACCCGCAACCTCGCGGCCTCCAAGGATCAGGAGATGAAAAATGCAGGGGTGGAAGTGCGCCGGGATGCTAACCCCTATACCTTGCACGATAAGGTGATGGTGCTCGACCGCGAATGGGTGATTACCGGAAGCTATAACTTCTCCAACAATGCATTCCGCGACAACAACGAAAACTTGCTCATTTTCCAGAGCCAGCCCTTGGAGTACCAGCAACGCCAGGGGCCTGGCGGCCCTTCACTAGCTGAGCGGTACGCCCGCGAGGTGGAGGCTATTTGGAAAGTGGGCAAACCGCTGGACTGA